A single genomic interval of Polaribacter vadi harbors:
- a CDS encoding ABC transporter ATP-binding protein: MIRIEKLHKSYPIGKDSLHVLKGIDLHIKEGEFVSIMGSSGSGKSTLLNIVGLLDIHDEGDYYLNGQLIKDMNEKKAALLRNKFLGFVFQSFNLISYKTALENVALPLYYKGMARKERLSVALDYLEKVGLKEWANHLPNELSGGQKQRVAIARALVTKPKVVLADEPTGALDSTTTDNVMDLLKDINNEGMTVFVITHEEEVAEQTKRIVRLKDGVIISDEYTNAEKLPNATKAI; this comes from the coding sequence ATGATTAGAATAGAAAAACTTCACAAATCTTATCCTATAGGAAAAGATTCTTTGCACGTATTAAAGGGAATTGATTTACACATAAAAGAAGGCGAATTTGTTTCTATTATGGGTTCTTCTGGTTCAGGAAAATCTACTTTATTAAATATAGTTGGTTTGTTAGATATTCATGATGAAGGTGATTATTACTTAAATGGTCAACTTATTAAAGATATGAATGAGAAGAAGGCAGCTTTATTAAGAAACAAGTTTTTAGGATTTGTTTTCCAATCATTCAATTTAATATCTTACAAAACAGCTTTAGAAAATGTAGCTCTTCCTCTTTATTATAAAGGAATGGCTAGAAAAGAGCGTTTAAGTGTTGCTTTAGATTATTTAGAGAAAGTAGGTTTAAAAGAATGGGCAAATCATTTACCAAACGAACTTTCTGGAGGTCAAAAACAACGTGTTGCCATTGCAAGAGCATTAGTTACGAAACCAAAAGTTGTTTTAGCTGATGAGCCTACAGGAGCCTTAGATTCTACAACTACGGATAACGTAATGGATTTGTTAAAAGATATTAATAATGAAGGCATGACTGTTTTTGTTATTACGCACGAAGAAGAAGTAGCAGAACAAACCAAAAGAATAGTACGCTTAAAAGATGGAGTAATTATTAGTGATGAGTATACTAATGCTGAAAAATTACCAAACGCAACAAAAGCAATTTAA
- a CDS encoding ABC transporter permease, translated as MKFLFDSDTWQEIYGSIRKNKVRTAITIIGVLWGIFLLVVLLGAARGMENGFNKLFGNFATNSVFVWTQSTDTPFKGFQEGRRFSLKMNDIEVLKSEYANEIRLLAPRNQTNNLIIKDFKSGNFQVSGDYPVLDQIQKKQLLYGRFLNDNDILNTAKVTVISEDMYKQLFDIDEMPIGQYIKINSIGYQVIGVYKPSNTIDFDGDCAYIPFSTFKKVYNTANRVDWMMITANEGTNIEQMEKDILLTLKGLHKVHPDDERAFGSVNLGKEIGKVTGFLTGMQFLTWFVGIATLIAGVFAIGNILLITVKERTQEIGIRRALGATPKSIRQQIILESVFLTTIAGMLGIIFGSLILFIIDSAFGQGEDAALVNPTVDIPIIIIAFATLIVLGTLIGLIPAHMATVVRPIEALREE; from the coding sequence ATGAAATTTTTATTTGATTCAGACACTTGGCAAGAAATTTACGGAAGTATTCGTAAAAATAAAGTAAGAACAGCAATTACAATTATTGGTGTTTTATGGGGAATATTTCTTTTAGTTGTTCTTTTAGGAGCTGCAAGAGGAATGGAAAATGGTTTTAATAAACTGTTTGGTAATTTTGCAACCAATAGTGTTTTTGTATGGACACAATCTACAGACACACCTTTTAAAGGTTTTCAAGAAGGCAGACGATTTAGTTTAAAAATGAATGATATTGAGGTTTTAAAATCTGAATATGCTAATGAAATTAGGTTGTTAGCACCAAGAAATCAAACCAATAACTTAATTATAAAAGATTTTAAATCTGGTAATTTTCAAGTAAGTGGAGATTATCCTGTATTAGATCAAATTCAGAAAAAACAATTATTATATGGCCGTTTCTTAAATGATAACGATATTTTAAATACAGCCAAAGTTACTGTTATTTCTGAAGATATGTACAAGCAACTGTTTGATATTGATGAAATGCCAATTGGTCAGTATATAAAAATAAACAGTATTGGATACCAAGTAATAGGTGTTTACAAACCTTCTAATACAATAGATTTTGATGGAGATTGTGCATACATTCCATTTTCAACTTTTAAAAAAGTATATAATACAGCCAATAGAGTAGATTGGATGATGATTACTGCCAATGAAGGTACAAACATCGAGCAAATGGAAAAAGATATTTTACTTACTCTAAAAGGTTTGCATAAAGTTCATCCAGATGATGAAAGAGCTTTTGGAAGCGTTAATCTAGGTAAAGAAATAGGAAAAGTTACAGGTTTCTTAACTGGAATGCAGTTTTTAACTTGGTTTGTAGGTATTGCAACTTTAATTGCAGGAGTTTTCGCAATCGGTAATATTTTATTGATTACAGTAAAAGAAAGAACGCAGGAAATAGGAATTAGAAGAGCTTTAGGTGCAACTCCTAAAAGTATTCGACAACAAATTATATTGGAATCTGTTTTTTTAACAACCATTGCAGGAATGCTGGGAATTATTTTCGGAAGTTTAATATTATTTATAATAGACTCCGCATTTGGACAAGGAGAAGATGCAGCACTTGTAAACCCAACAGTCGATATCCCAATAATTATAATAGCATTTGCCACTTTAATAGTGTTAGGAACTTTAATAGGATTAATTCCTGCACACATGGCAACAGTAGTAAGACCAATAGAAGCATTAAGAGAAGAATAA
- a CDS encoding acyl-CoA thioesterase, translated as MKNAFTLTITVLPEDIDTLHHVNNLVYVKWMDKIATTHWDFLTKDNPLPQYIWVVMRHEIDYLKQATLGDEIVVKTWVGETKGITSVRFMEFYKKDVLLVKAKTVWAMLHAETFKPTRIREDVLNVLLPEN; from the coding sequence ATGAAGAACGCTTTTACGTTAACAATTACAGTTTTACCTGAAGATATAGACACTTTGCATCATGTAAATAATTTAGTGTATGTAAAATGGATGGATAAAATTGCAACGACTCATTGGGATTTTTTGACTAAAGACAATCCTTTACCACAATATATTTGGGTGGTTATGAGGCACGAAATCGATTATTTAAAACAAGCTACTTTAGGTGATGAAATTGTGGTAAAAACGTGGGTTGGTGAAACTAAAGGAATCACCTCTGTGCGTTTTATGGAGTTTTATAAAAAGGATGTTTTATTAGTAAAAGCAAAAACAGTTTGGGCAATGTTACATGCAGAAACTTTTAAACCAACCAGAATAAGAGAGGATGTTTTAAATGTTTTACTGCCAGAAAATTAG
- a CDS encoding lysophospholipid acyltransferase family protein: MPLFKTNPFGHYLFLKKWIIRFFGVVSHGRYQNFNNLKIEGSQILRNLPERNVLFISNHQTYFADVAAMFHVFNAALKGRDDTIKNIGYIWQPKLNFYFVAAGETMRSGLLPKIFAYAGSVSIDRTWRSAGQDVKRQVKNSDISNIGKAINDGWVVTFPQGTTTPFKPIRRGTAHIIKTYKPIVVPVVIDGFRRSFDKKGLRIKRKNVLQSMVIKEPLEIDYENEDIADIVTKIEYAIEQHPSFLKVLSPEDAEEYIKEEEELNKKREFWS, translated from the coding sequence ATGCCCTTATTTAAGACAAATCCTTTTGGTCACTATTTATTCTTAAAAAAATGGATTATCCGTTTTTTTGGAGTGGTTTCACATGGTCGATATCAAAATTTTAACAATCTTAAAATTGAAGGTTCACAAATATTGAGAAATTTACCAGAAAGAAATGTACTTTTTATATCTAATCATCAAACCTATTTTGCAGATGTTGCAGCCATGTTTCATGTTTTTAATGCTGCTTTAAAAGGTAGAGATGATACAATTAAAAATATTGGTTATATATGGCAGCCAAAATTGAATTTTTATTTTGTTGCTGCTGGAGAAACAATGCGTTCTGGATTATTGCCAAAAATATTTGCCTATGCAGGTTCTGTTTCTATTGATAGAACTTGGAGAAGTGCTGGTCAAGATGTAAAAAGACAAGTTAAAAATTCTGATATATCTAATATTGGTAAAGCCATTAATGATGGTTGGGTTGTAACATTTCCACAAGGAACAACAACGCCTTTTAAACCCATTAGAAGAGGAACTGCACATATTATTAAAACATACAAACCAATTGTTGTACCAGTTGTAATTGATGGTTTTAGACGTTCTTTTGATAAAAAAGGTTTACGTATTAAAAGAAAAAACGTATTACAATCTATGGTGATAAAAGAGCCTTTAGAGATTGATTACGAAAACGAAGATATTGCAGATATTGTCACAAAAATAGAATATGCTATTGAGCAACATCCATCTTTTTTAAAGGTGCTTTCTCCAGAAGATGCTGAAGAATACATTAAAGAAGAAGAAGAATTAAACAAGAAAAGAGAGTTTTGGAGTTAA
- a CDS encoding DEAD/DEAH box helicase, whose amino-acid sequence MSTFAALGIRKEYIQSIKEIGISKPSEIQEKAIPILLNSKTDFIGLAQTGTGKTAAFGLPVLHQIDANSPHIQALILSPTRELVQQIKKQLFKFTKYVDEKIFLEAVFGGEKIDRQIGNLKRTTHIVVATPGRLIDLIERGDIDISHVNTVILDEADEMLSMGFKQDLNRILKFTTKNDRNTWLFSATMPEEIKKIVKTYMDANAPRVEINPNSLVNENIRHQFIKTTIKEKTGLIIKFIEKRGAQRGIIFCRTKAGAQNLAHQLIEEGFSAAALEGDMQQKERDKVMRAFKNESLQYLISTDVSARGIDVRDLEFVIHHQLPEQTDYYTHRSGRTARAGKTGISLALVLPYELERVHELQKELNIKFTEVTV is encoded by the coding sequence ATGTCAACATTTGCTGCATTAGGAATTCGTAAAGAATATATACAATCGATTAAAGAAATAGGTATTTCTAAACCTTCAGAAATTCAAGAAAAAGCGATTCCTATTTTATTAAATTCTAAAACCGATTTTATTGGTTTAGCACAAACAGGTACAGGAAAAACAGCTGCTTTTGGTTTGCCTGTTTTACATCAAATTGATGCAAATTCTCCTCATATTCAAGCTTTAATTTTATCGCCAACAAGAGAATTGGTGCAACAAATTAAAAAACAACTCTTTAAGTTTACAAAATATGTTGATGAAAAAATATTTTTAGAAGCTGTTTTTGGTGGTGAAAAAATTGATAGACAAATTGGTAATTTAAAAAGAACAACACATATTGTTGTAGCAACTCCTGGAAGATTAATCGATTTAATAGAACGTGGAGATATTGATATTAGTCATGTAAATACGGTTATTTTAGATGAAGCTGATGAAATGTTGAGTATGGGTTTTAAACAAGATTTGAATAGAATCTTAAAATTCACGACTAAAAACGACAGAAATACTTGGTTATTTTCTGCAACAATGCCAGAAGAAATTAAGAAAATTGTAAAAACGTATATGGATGCAAATGCACCAAGAGTGGAAATTAATCCTAACTCTTTGGTGAATGAAAATATTCGTCATCAATTTATAAAAACTACGATTAAAGAAAAAACAGGTTTAATTATCAAGTTTATCGAAAAAAGAGGTGCACAAAGAGGTATTATTTTTTGTAGAACCAAGGCTGGAGCGCAAAATTTGGCTCATCAGTTAATTGAAGAAGGTTTTTCTGCTGCTGCTTTAGAAGGCGATATGCAACAAAAAGAACGTGATAAAGTAATGCGTGCTTTTAAAAATGAAAGTCTACAATATTTAATTTCTACAGATGTTTCTGCACGTGGAATTGATGTGAGAGATTTAGAGTTTGTAATTCATCATCAATTACCAGAACAAACAGATTATTACACTCATAGAAGTGGAAGAACTGCAAGAGCAGGAAAAACGGGGATTTCTTTAGCATTAGTTTTACCTTATGAATTGGAAAGAGTTCATGAACTTCAAAAAGAATTAAATATTAAATTTACGGAAGTTACAGTTTAA
- a CDS encoding HAD family hydrolase, translated as MKIPTEIKCVIFDMDGVIIDSEEIHKKAYYETFISIGVDVSDELYKSLTGSSTINAFQKLVAHFKLDLNPEELVLNKRKRYVNFFENDPTLHLVKDVEDLIKHCYNKGLTLVLASSSAMVNIDRVFNRFNLNPYFTAKISGADLTASKPHPEIFEKAALLGKTSKENCIVIEDSDNGIKAANDAGIFVIGYKNPMAADQTLKNADVIIDDFSELQKII; from the coding sequence ATGAAAATACCTACAGAAATAAAATGTGTAATATTTGATATGGATGGCGTTATTATAGACTCTGAAGAAATTCATAAAAAAGCCTATTATGAAACCTTTATTTCAATTGGAGTTGATGTTTCTGATGAACTTTATAAATCGCTCACAGGTTCATCCACTATTAATGCATTTCAAAAATTAGTCGCTCATTTTAAGTTGGATTTAAATCCTGAAGAACTCGTTTTAAATAAAAGAAAACGATATGTAAATTTCTTTGAAAACGACCCAACCTTGCACTTGGTAAAAGATGTTGAGGATTTAATTAAACATTGTTACAACAAAGGTTTAACGTTGGTTTTAGCTTCTTCATCAGCAATGGTAAATATTGATAGAGTTTTTAATAGATTTAATTTAAACCCATATTTTACGGCTAAAATTTCTGGTGCAGATTTAACTGCATCAAAACCACATCCTGAAATTTTTGAAAAAGCTGCACTTTTAGGAAAAACATCTAAAGAGAATTGCATCGTTATTGAAGATTCAGATAATGGAATTAAAGCCGCAAACGATGCTGGCATTTTCGTTATTGGGTATAAAAATCCGATGGCTGCAGACCAAACTTTAAAAAATGCCGATGTTATAATTGATGATTTTAGTGAATTACAAAAAATAATTTAG
- a CDS encoding DUF2461 domain-containing protein yields MQIEKSTFQFLKNLQKNNDRDWFAEHKPTYEKAKENSKEVFTAIHHKLQNHDEIEKSKMMRIYRDVRFSKDKTPYKAHFANSYSRLGKELRGGYFLRIRPGESFLAGGFWEPSKDDLFRIRKEIEQDSSEIRAILDHAAYKKHFGGTFESFSELKTAPRGFDKEHPDVDLLRKKGFIATKNFTDAEVLSPNFIDKVDESYKALRPFFDLFSDILTTNLNGEKMV; encoded by the coding sequence ATGCAGATAGAAAAATCAACATTTCAATTCTTAAAAAATTTACAAAAAAATAATGACAGAGATTGGTTTGCAGAACATAAACCTACATATGAAAAAGCAAAGGAAAATTCAAAAGAAGTATTTACAGCTATTCATCATAAATTACAAAACCATGATGAAATAGAAAAATCGAAAATGATGCGTATTTATAGAGACGTTCGTTTTTCTAAAGATAAAACACCATACAAAGCACATTTTGCAAATTCATATTCTAGATTAGGAAAAGAATTAAGAGGAGGTTATTTTTTAAGAATAAGGCCAGGAGAATCTTTTTTAGCTGGTGGATTTTGGGAACCAAGCAAAGACGATTTATTCAGAATTAGAAAAGAAATTGAACAAGATTCCTCAGAAATTAGAGCAATTTTAGACCATGCAGCTTACAAAAAACATTTTGGAGGAACTTTCGAAAGTTTCAGCGAATTAAAAACAGCACCAAGAGGTTTTGATAAGGAACACCCAGATGTAGACTTATTACGCAAAAAAGGATTTATTGCCACTAAGAACTTTACAGATGCAGAAGTTTTATCACCAAATTTTATAGATAAAGTTGATGAAAGCTATAAAGCACTAAGACCTTTCTTTGATTTATTTAGCGATATTTTAACGACGAATTTAAATGGCGAGAAAATGGTTTAA
- a CDS encoding efflux RND transporter periplasmic adaptor subunit → MSKRSKIILIIIAILFVVALVWFGKKNKKSIIEYETETPFKTTIIKKTVATGKVTPLEEIEIKPQITGIIDKIMLLEGSKVKKGDLIATVRVVPNEQSLISARGRVDNIKLNVENSEIAYKRNKNLFDKGVISKQEFERFELTYNQAKQDLQNAQNDYLIIKKGSAGSGGSANTNIMAQMSGTILEIPVKEGDQVIQSNNFNAGTTIASIADMSKMIFEGKVDESEVGKLVSGSDIEVSIGAIEGVKFPAKLNFIAPKGTEEGGAVQFKIKADVSLSDDYFIRAGYSANADIVLEKRDSVLSVKEAVLRFDKKTEEPYVEVKQADGTFKNVTLKLGTSDGVNVEILEGVTIDDQIKIWNKASKDGKKIDD, encoded by the coding sequence ATGAGTAAAAGATCAAAAATTATTTTAATTATAATTGCAATACTATTTGTTGTTGCATTAGTTTGGTTCGGAAAAAAGAACAAGAAAAGTATCATAGAATACGAAACTGAAACGCCTTTTAAAACTACAATCATTAAGAAAACAGTAGCAACAGGTAAAGTAACTCCTTTAGAAGAAATTGAAATTAAGCCACAAATTACAGGTATTATTGATAAAATAATGTTGTTAGAAGGTTCTAAAGTAAAAAAAGGAGATTTAATTGCTACTGTAAGAGTTGTACCTAATGAGCAATCTTTAATAAGTGCTAGAGGTAGAGTAGATAATATTAAATTGAACGTTGAAAACTCAGAAATTGCATACAAAAGAAATAAGAATTTATTTGATAAAGGTGTTATTTCTAAGCAAGAATTCGAACGTTTTGAATTAACATATAATCAAGCAAAGCAAGATTTACAAAATGCTCAAAACGATTATTTGATTATCAAAAAAGGTTCTGCAGGTTCAGGTGGTTCTGCTAATACAAATATTATGGCGCAAATGTCTGGAACTATTTTAGAAATTCCTGTAAAAGAAGGAGATCAAGTAATACAATCTAATAACTTTAATGCAGGAACTACAATCGCATCTATTGCAGATATGAGCAAGATGATTTTTGAAGGAAAGGTAGATGAGTCTGAAGTTGGTAAATTAGTAAGTGGTTCAGATATTGAAGTTTCAATCGGAGCTATTGAAGGTGTTAAATTTCCAGCTAAATTAAATTTTATCGCTCCAAAAGGAACAGAAGAAGGTGGTGCAGTTCAATTTAAAATAAAAGCAGATGTTTCTTTAAGTGATGATTATTTTATTAGAGCTGGCTATAGTGCAAACGCAGATATTGTTTTAGAAAAAAGAGATAGTGTTTTATCTGTAAAAGAAGCTGTTTTAAGATTCGATAAAAAAACAGAGGAGCCTTATGTTGAGGTAAAACAAGCAGATGGTACTTTTAAAAATGTAACTCTAAAATTAGGAACTTCAGATGGAGTAAACGTAGAAATTTTAGAAGGCGTTACTATAGACGATCAAATAAAAATTTGGAACAAAGCGTCTAAAGATGGTAAGAAAATTGATGATTAA
- a CDS encoding DUF1853 family protein yields the protein MHQKTKDIQKRYDGFLQTNCLWKSSVVFDLHQFKIEEKSSKVNIDIDEKLRLGKYIERFVSYQLAQENNITVLCENVQIQKEKRTLGELDCILLKDQKPIHLEIIYKFYVYDTSIGNTEIEHFIGPNKKDSLFEKLTKLKEKQLPLLYSKECKSYLKTINLNIDNIEQQVYFKAQLFVPFSKLNIEFTSINKDCLVGFFINTKELERFSDSKFYIPIKKDWLVIPHENVDWLTFFQFKEKSDEYLARDFSPLCWLKKANGEIEKFFLVWW from the coding sequence ATGCACCAAAAAACAAAAGATATTCAAAAAAGATATGATGGATTTTTACAAACAAATTGTTTGTGGAAGAGCAGCGTTGTTTTTGACTTACATCAATTTAAAATTGAGGAGAAATCATCAAAAGTAAATATTGACATTGATGAAAAATTAAGACTTGGAAAATATATAGAACGTTTTGTTTCTTATCAACTAGCGCAAGAAAATAATATTACTGTTTTATGTGAAAATGTTCAAATTCAAAAAGAAAAAAGAACTTTGGGTGAATTGGATTGTATCCTTCTAAAAGATCAAAAACCAATTCATTTAGAAATTATTTATAAATTTTATGTGTATGATACTTCCATAGGTAACACTGAAATAGAGCATTTTATTGGACCTAATAAAAAAGATTCTCTGTTTGAAAAACTAACAAAGCTTAAAGAAAAACAGCTACCTCTTCTCTACTCTAAGGAATGTAAATCTTATTTAAAAACCATCAATTTAAATATTGACAACATTGAGCAACAGGTATATTTTAAAGCACAATTATTTGTTCCGTTTTCTAAATTAAATATTGAATTTACGTCAATAAATAAAGATTGTCTTGTTGGTTTTTTTATCAATACAAAGGAATTAGAACGTTTTTCTGATTCTAAATTTTACATTCCAATTAAAAAAGATTGGCTGGTAATTCCGCATGAAAATGTGGATTGGCTTACCTTTTTTCAATTCAAAGAAAAATCTGATGAGTATTTAGCACGAGATTTTTCTCCTCTTTGCTGGCTTAAAAAAGCCAATGGAGAAATTGAAAAATTCTTTTTGGTTTGGTGGTAA
- a CDS encoding thiol-disulfide oxidoreductase DCC family protein, which produces MIEIPKTKKLILFDGVCNLCNNAVLKVIKYDQKNTFIFAALQSEAGKKITEYLHINTTKVDSIILYEPGVAYYLKSTAALKVMKDFGGLWQLTQIGLLFPESFRDFVYDFIAKNRYKWFGKKESCVIPTPELKAKFLD; this is translated from the coding sequence ATGATTGAGATTCCTAAAACTAAAAAACTAATTCTTTTTGATGGTGTTTGTAATTTGTGCAATAATGCTGTTTTAAAAGTGATAAAATACGATCAAAAAAATACCTTTATTTTTGCTGCATTACAATCTGAAGCTGGTAAAAAAATTACAGAATATTTACATATAAATACCACTAAAGTAGATTCTATTATTTTATATGAACCTGGTGTTGCTTACTACCTAAAATCTACAGCAGCTTTAAAAGTGATGAAAGATTTTGGCGGACTTTGGCAACTTACTCAAATTGGGTTGCTTTTCCCAGAAAGTTTTAGAGATTTTGTGTACGATTTTATTGCAAAAAACAGGTATAAATGGTTTGGTAAAAAAGAAAGTTGTGTGATTCCAACTCCAGAATTAAAAGCTAAATTTTTAGATTGA
- a CDS encoding ABC transporter permease, with protein MFDLDRWREIFQSINKNRLRSVMSGFTVAFAILLFTLLFGVVSGLSNSFTSAFSDDAQNSMFVRVWKTSMPYKGLQTGRTVQLKNDDYNFVTEEYESKIQYQSARIYKNFTLKYKNEASSYSVRAVNPDHQFLEKTIIDEGRYLNERDLKEKSKVIVIGRLIKKDLFGEKPALGKRLNVNGSSYLIIGVFSDEGGDNEERLAYIPVTTAQMMYGNNDYISQINLGYNPNLSLDAAIAFGNQMERDMRKRLNIHPDDQSALSVRNMAEANKGVGQFMGILYAIVILVGSGTLIAGIIGISNIMIFVIKERTKEFGIRKALGAKPSSIVGMVVQESVLITTIAGYLGLSLGTYILSLIGNSLEEDYFIKDPSVSTGIVIGATVVLVLSGLIAGYLPAKRAANIKPIVALRAD; from the coding sequence ATGTTTGATTTAGATCGCTGGAGAGAAATTTTTCAAAGTATCAATAAAAACAGATTACGTTCTGTAATGTCTGGTTTTACAGTTGCTTTTGCAATTTTATTATTCACTTTATTATTTGGAGTTGTAAGTGGTTTAAGTAATTCATTTACAAGTGCTTTTAGTGATGATGCTCAAAACTCAATGTTTGTTCGTGTATGGAAAACATCTATGCCTTATAAAGGTTTACAGACAGGTAGAACAGTTCAATTGAAAAACGATGATTATAATTTTGTTACTGAAGAGTATGAGAGCAAAATACAATATCAATCTGCAAGAATTTATAAAAATTTTACGTTAAAATACAAAAATGAAGCAAGTTCTTATAGTGTAAGAGCTGTAAATCCAGATCATCAATTTTTGGAAAAAACAATCATAGATGAAGGAAGATATTTAAACGAAAGGGATTTAAAGGAAAAATCTAAAGTTATTGTAATCGGTAGATTAATAAAAAAAGATTTATTTGGCGAAAAACCAGCTTTAGGCAAAAGACTTAATGTGAATGGTAGTTCTTATTTAATTATTGGTGTTTTTTCTGATGAAGGTGGTGATAATGAAGAAAGGCTAGCGTATATACCAGTTACAACAGCACAAATGATGTATGGAAATAATGATTATATAAGCCAAATAAATTTGGGTTATAATCCTAATCTAAGTTTAGATGCAGCAATTGCTTTTGGGAATCAAATGGAACGTGATATGCGTAAAAGACTGAACATTCATCCTGATGATCAAAGTGCTCTTTCAGTTAGAAATATGGCAGAGGCAAATAAAGGAGTTGGTCAATTTATGGGAATTTTATATGCTATTGTAATTCTAGTGGGGTCAGGAACTTTAATTGCAGGTATTATAGGTATTTCTAACATTATGATTTTTGTAATTAAAGAACGTACTAAAGAATTTGGTATTCGTAAAGCTTTAGGAGCAAAACCATCCTCTATTGTTGGTATGGTTGTCCAGGAATCTGTATTAATAACTACAATTGCAGGGTACTTAGGGCTTTCTTTAGGAACTTATATTTTAAGTTTAATTGGTAATAGTTTAGAGGAAGATTATTTTATAAAAGATCCAAGTGTAAGCACAGGTATTGTAATTGGAGCAACAGTTGTTTTAGTTTTATCAGGATTAATTGCTGGTTATTTACCTGCAAAAAGAGCAGCAAATATTAAACCAATTGTAGCATTAAGAGCAGATTAA
- a CDS encoding MATE family efflux transporter → MAKLANELGTEKIGKLLIKQAVPATIGILVMSLNMIVDTIFVGQWIGVLAIAAITVVLPIAFLISSIGMGIGIGGSSIISRALGADKTEKAFLTFGNQICLTLILAIIFVLLGNFFSVPILNLFGAKGDILPIASDYFAVVIYGVPFLAFAMMGNPVIRAEGKPKFAMYAMMIPAVLNIILDVIFIKFFDWGMTGAGLATSISYASCGLYILYFFLSSKSELKILPKNFKLDFKIVREIIALGGVTIVRQGAISVLMIVLNYSLFTYGGEISISIFGIINRVMMFALSPVLGVSQGFLPVAGFNIGANKNERVKEIIKKSIYFGSILGTVIFIGIVIFKEQIIWVFTNDETLLSETPNAMLIVFLVTPIVTMQLIGSAYFQAAGKAFPALILTLLKQGIFLIPLAYILPKYYGVAGVWWSFPIADILSTIITVLVLRDEVKKNLKVVSG, encoded by the coding sequence ATGGCAAAATTAGCAAACGAATTAGGTACCGAAAAAATCGGTAAATTATTGATAAAACAAGCAGTTCCTGCAACTATTGGAATTCTTGTAATGTCTTTAAATATGATTGTTGACACCATTTTTGTTGGTCAATGGATTGGTGTTTTGGCAATTGCAGCAATTACTGTGGTGTTACCAATTGCATTCTTAATATCCTCTATTGGAATGGGAATTGGAATTGGAGGAAGCTCGATAATATCAAGAGCTTTAGGCGCAGATAAAACTGAAAAGGCATTTTTAACTTTTGGAAATCAGATTTGTTTAACACTTATTTTAGCAATTATTTTTGTCTTATTGGGCAACTTTTTTAGTGTGCCAATCTTAAATTTATTTGGTGCAAAAGGCGATATTTTACCAATTGCGTCCGATTATTTTGCAGTGGTAATTTATGGTGTACCGTTTTTGGCTTTTGCAATGATGGGAAATCCTGTAATTAGAGCAGAAGGAAAACCAAAATTTGCCATGTATGCAATGATGATTCCTGCTGTATTAAACATTATTTTAGATGTAATTTTTATTAAATTTTTCGATTGGGGAATGACAGGTGCTGGTTTGGCAACCTCAATTTCTTATGCGAGTTGTGGTTTGTATATATTATATTTCTTTTTATCGAGTAAAAGTGAACTTAAAATTTTACCAAAAAACTTTAAATTAGATTTTAAAATTGTTAGAGAAATTATTGCTTTAGGAGGAGTTACAATTGTTAGACAAGGTGCCATTAGTGTTTTAATGATTGTTTTAAATTACTCACTTTTTACATATGGAGGAGAAATTTCAATATCCATATTCGGGATTATAAATCGAGTAATGATGTTTGCTCTATCTCCAGTTCTAGGAGTTTCTCAAGGTTTTTTACCTGTAGCTGGCTTTAATATTGGAGCCAATAAAAACGAACGTGTTAAGGAAATTATAAAAAAATCGATTTATTTTGGTTCTATTTTAGGAACTGTAATTTTTATAGGGATTGTAATTTTTAAAGAACAAATTATTTGGGTTTTTACCAATGATGAAACTTTATTAAGCGAAACTCCAAATGCCATGTTAATTGTATTTTTAGTAACACCAATTGTTACCATGCAATTAATTGGATCTGCTTATTTTCAAGCTGCAGGAAAAGCTTTTCCTGCTTTAATTTTAACACTTTTAAAACAAGGAATTTTCTTAATTCCTTTAGCTTATATTTTACCTAAATACTATGGAGTTGCTGGTGTTTGGTGGTCTTTTCCCATTGCCGATATTTTATCTACAATTATTACAGTTTTGGTGTTAAGGGATGAAGTTAAGAAGAATTTAAAGGTGGTTAGTGGTTAG